From the genome of Pelagicoccus sp. SDUM812003, one region includes:
- the metH gene encoding methionine synthase, producing MNAATSIHLPESKTYARLRELLDERLLFLDGAMGTMIQRYKLQEEDFRKGHFEDHEVDLKGNNELLTLTRPDIIRSIHRAFFEAGADIVETNTFSATTIAQADYKLEGSVRDLNREAARLAKSVAQEIMDETPGRECFVAGAIGPTNRTASLSPDVNRPEYRAVTFDQLKEAYLEQIRALAEGGVDLFLPETTFDTLNLKACIFALEEFFIERGERMPVMLSVTITDASGRTLSGQTIEAFWNSVSHARPLSVGINCALGARDMRPYIEALAASADCYVSCYPNAGLPNPLSETGYDELPEDTSRFLEEFVQSGFVNILGGCCGTTPEHIGKIVEKAREYPARKRPQIEPALRLSGLEPYEVKGEKAPFVMVGERTNVTGSPRFRKLIKEERFEEALSVARQQVENGANIIDVNFDEGLLDSEACMTHFLNLIQSEPDIARVPIMIDSSKWSVIETGLKCVQGKCVVNSISLKEGEQKFLETASLVRRYGAAVIVMAFDEKGQAATREDKVRICKRAYDLLVEKLNFPPEDIIFDPNILTVGTGIEEHNNYAVDFIEATREIKAICPHARISGGVSNISFSFRGNNPVREAMHAAFLYHAIEAGMDMGIVNAGMLAVYDEIEPELKQAVEDVLLNRGPEATERLIDLAEKVKAQGSKEVEKAVDAWRSGTVEERLSHALVKGITDYVDADVEEARQKLDRPLDVIEGPLMDGMKIVGELFGAGKMFLPQVVKSARVMKKAVAYLTPYMEAEKQSAKGSSRGKVVLATVKGDVHDIGKNIVGVVLSCNNYEVIDLGVMIPCNKILDTAREVEADLVGLSGLITPSLDEMIHVASEMKRQGFTVPLLIGGATTSKAHTAIKIAQHYDPPVVHVADASLVVGVCNDLTNDDKRDAFIQELDTSQEALRQRHASGNRASAPSLTIEEARSKGFATDWEAAQIAKPSELGLKIWDDFSLEEVSSYIDWSPFFWTWELKGVYPAILSSEKYGQQATELFDDAQALLKRIIAEERFRLRGVTAFWPAQAEGDDVVLYADEQGAEEMARLHFLRQQKSKVNDETYYSLADFVAPRSSGRMDYVGGFAVTAGHEVEDFARTFKTVGDDYSAILVQALGDRFAEALAEFVHKKIREQWGYGLQEELSVEDLIAEKYRGIRPAAGYPACPDHTEKDLLWALLDAREHTGIQLTESYAMYPGSSVSGLYFGHPRSRYFNVGKIERDQLEDYARRKGISVDVAEKWLMPNLGYK from the coding sequence ATGAACGCAGCCACCTCCATCCACCTGCCTGAATCCAAGACTTACGCCCGCTTGCGCGAGCTGCTCGACGAGCGTCTCCTGTTTCTCGACGGAGCGATGGGGACCATGATCCAGCGCTACAAGCTGCAGGAGGAGGACTTTCGCAAAGGTCATTTCGAGGATCACGAGGTGGATCTGAAGGGAAACAACGAGCTGCTCACCCTCACTCGCCCGGACATCATCCGCTCCATTCATCGGGCCTTTTTCGAGGCAGGGGCCGACATCGTCGAAACCAATACCTTCAGCGCCACCACCATCGCCCAGGCCGACTACAAGTTGGAAGGGAGCGTTCGGGACCTGAATCGGGAAGCGGCGCGACTGGCGAAGTCGGTAGCCCAGGAGATCATGGACGAGACTCCCGGCAGGGAGTGCTTCGTCGCGGGCGCGATCGGGCCGACCAACCGGACCGCTTCGCTTTCGCCCGACGTGAATCGGCCGGAGTATCGCGCCGTGACCTTCGATCAGCTCAAGGAGGCGTATCTGGAGCAGATCCGAGCCCTTGCGGAGGGAGGCGTGGATCTTTTCCTGCCGGAAACCACCTTCGACACGCTCAACCTGAAGGCCTGCATTTTCGCTCTGGAGGAATTCTTCATCGAGCGCGGGGAGCGCATGCCGGTGATGCTCAGCGTCACCATCACCGACGCATCGGGACGCACCCTTTCGGGCCAGACCATCGAAGCGTTCTGGAATTCCGTTTCCCATGCCCGGCCGTTGAGCGTGGGCATCAATTGCGCTCTGGGAGCTCGCGACATGCGGCCCTACATCGAGGCCCTGGCGGCGAGCGCGGACTGCTACGTCAGCTGCTATCCGAACGCGGGCTTGCCCAACCCGCTCAGCGAAACCGGCTACGACGAGCTGCCCGAAGACACGTCACGCTTCTTGGAGGAGTTCGTGCAAAGCGGTTTCGTCAACATCCTTGGCGGCTGCTGCGGCACCACTCCGGAACACATTGGCAAAATCGTGGAAAAGGCCCGCGAGTACCCGGCCCGCAAGCGTCCCCAGATCGAGCCGGCGCTGCGTCTTTCCGGACTGGAACCGTACGAGGTCAAAGGCGAAAAGGCTCCCTTCGTGATGGTGGGGGAGCGAACCAACGTCACGGGTTCGCCTCGCTTCCGCAAGCTGATCAAGGAGGAGCGCTTCGAGGAGGCCCTTTCGGTAGCCCGCCAGCAGGTGGAAAACGGGGCGAACATCATCGATGTGAACTTCGATGAAGGCTTGCTCGATAGCGAGGCCTGCATGACGCACTTCCTCAACCTGATCCAGTCCGAGCCGGATATCGCCCGAGTGCCGATCATGATCGACTCCTCGAAATGGTCGGTGATCGAGACCGGTCTGAAATGCGTTCAGGGCAAGTGCGTGGTGAACTCCATCAGCCTGAAGGAGGGCGAGCAGAAGTTTCTCGAAACCGCGTCATTGGTTCGTCGATACGGAGCGGCGGTTATCGTGATGGCGTTCGACGAAAAGGGGCAAGCCGCCACTCGCGAGGACAAGGTGCGCATCTGCAAACGAGCGTACGATCTCCTCGTCGAGAAATTGAACTTTCCGCCGGAGGACATCATCTTCGATCCCAACATCCTCACCGTTGGCACCGGCATCGAGGAGCACAACAACTACGCGGTCGATTTCATCGAGGCCACCCGCGAGATCAAAGCCATCTGTCCTCACGCTCGCATAAGCGGCGGCGTATCCAATATTTCATTCTCCTTCCGCGGAAACAACCCTGTGCGCGAAGCGATGCACGCGGCCTTTCTCTACCACGCCATCGAGGCCGGGATGGACATGGGCATCGTGAACGCCGGCATGCTGGCGGTGTACGATGAGATCGAGCCGGAGCTCAAGCAGGCGGTGGAGGATGTGTTGCTCAACCGCGGGCCGGAAGCGACCGAACGCTTGATCGACCTAGCGGAAAAGGTGAAGGCCCAGGGCTCCAAGGAGGTCGAAAAGGCGGTCGACGCTTGGCGAAGCGGCACCGTAGAGGAGCGTCTTTCTCACGCCTTGGTCAAGGGCATTACCGATTACGTGGACGCCGACGTCGAAGAGGCCCGCCAAAAGCTCGATCGGCCGCTCGACGTGATCGAAGGCCCGCTCATGGACGGGATGAAGATCGTGGGCGAGCTTTTCGGAGCGGGAAAAATGTTTTTGCCCCAAGTGGTCAAGTCCGCCCGCGTGATGAAAAAGGCTGTCGCCTACCTGACGCCTTACATGGAGGCGGAGAAGCAGTCGGCAAAGGGGTCGAGTCGTGGCAAGGTGGTGCTCGCCACGGTGAAAGGCGATGTGCACGACATCGGCAAGAACATCGTGGGCGTGGTGCTGAGCTGCAACAACTACGAGGTGATCGATCTCGGGGTGATGATTCCGTGTAACAAGATTTTAGATACGGCTCGCGAAGTCGAGGCGGACCTGGTCGGCCTGAGCGGCTTGATCACTCCTTCGCTCGACGAGATGATTCATGTGGCTTCGGAAATGAAGCGCCAAGGATTTACGGTTCCCTTGCTCATCGGCGGCGCTACCACGAGCAAGGCCCATACGGCTATCAAAATCGCCCAGCACTACGATCCCCCGGTGGTCCACGTGGCGGACGCTTCCCTTGTCGTAGGCGTCTGCAACGATCTGACCAACGACGATAAGCGCGACGCGTTTATCCAGGAGTTGGATACATCTCAGGAGGCTTTGCGTCAGCGCCACGCCTCGGGCAACCGAGCGTCCGCTCCTTCGCTCACTATCGAAGAGGCGCGTTCCAAGGGATTTGCCACCGATTGGGAGGCGGCGCAGATCGCCAAGCCGAGCGAACTAGGGCTCAAGATTTGGGACGACTTTTCGCTGGAGGAGGTATCGAGCTACATCGACTGGTCGCCCTTCTTCTGGACCTGGGAACTCAAGGGCGTTTATCCGGCGATTCTCAGCAGCGAGAAATACGGCCAGCAAGCCACGGAGTTGTTCGACGATGCTCAAGCCCTGCTCAAGCGCATCATCGCGGAAGAGCGCTTTCGTCTTCGCGGGGTCACCGCCTTCTGGCCGGCTCAAGCCGAGGGGGACGACGTGGTTCTCTACGCGGACGAGCAGGGAGCGGAGGAGATGGCCCGCTTGCACTTCCTGCGGCAGCAGAAGAGCAAGGTGAACGACGAGACCTACTACAGCTTGGCGGATTTCGTGGCCCCGAGATCCTCCGGCAGGATGGATTACGTCGGCGGTTTCGCGGTCACCGCCGGCCATGAAGTGGAGGATTTCGCCCGAACCTTCAAGACGGTCGGCGATGACTACAGCGCGATTTTGGTCCAGGCCCTGGGAGATCGTTTCGCGGAGGCTTTGGCGGAGTTCGTTCACAAGAAGATTCGCGAGCAGTGGGGTTACGGCTTGCAGGAGGAACTGTCGGTGGAGGATCTCATCGCGGAGAAGTATCGCGGCATCCGCCCCGCTGCGGGCTATCCCGCCTGTCCGGACCACACGGAGAAGGATTTGCTCTGGGCTTTGCTGGACGCCCGCGAGCACACCGGAATCCAATTGACCGAGAGCTACGCCATGTATCCTGGCAGTTCGGTCTCGGGCCTCTATTTCGGTCACCCTCGATCCCGCTACTTCAACGTCGGTAAGATCGAGCGCGACCAATTGGAGGACTACGCCCGGCGCAAAGGCATTTCCGTGGACGTCGCGGAGAAGTGGCTGATGCCGAATTTGGGCTACAAGTGA
- a CDS encoding LysR family transcriptional regulator: MQIDNFKIFADLVETKSFSKAARLNGVTQSAVSQQARSMEKHFNTLLIDRSQKQFQLTREGERVYQSAKEILHGYEKLMSELMEMRKVISGTIRISTIYSIGLHELPPYIKSFLTAFPSVNVRVEYRRSNLVYEDILHNSVDFGLVAFPQKNRQIEIIPFRNDRLVIICHPENPLVQEQHIELASLANHKFISFDPDIPTRKAVDQIFKDQKIDIEPVMEFDNIETVKRAVEIDAGIALVPLATVAQEVKQGTLATIPLEGDAFDRPLGILHRKGRVLTPAMKKFVKILSGEEISV; encoded by the coding sequence ATGCAAATCGATAACTTCAAAATTTTCGCCGACCTAGTCGAAACCAAAAGTTTTTCAAAGGCAGCCCGCCTCAACGGCGTCACCCAATCTGCTGTCAGTCAGCAGGCTAGGTCGATGGAGAAGCACTTCAACACCCTGCTCATAGACCGCAGCCAGAAGCAGTTTCAACTCACGCGCGAGGGCGAACGGGTATATCAGTCCGCCAAGGAGATCCTTCATGGCTACGAAAAGCTAATGAGCGAGCTCATGGAAATGCGAAAGGTGATCTCCGGCACCATCCGTATTTCCACGATCTACAGCATCGGCCTGCACGAGCTGCCCCCCTACATCAAGTCCTTCCTCACCGCCTTTCCCTCCGTAAACGTTCGCGTGGAGTACCGCCGTTCGAATCTGGTGTACGAGGACATCCTCCACAATTCGGTGGACTTCGGGCTAGTCGCCTTTCCGCAGAAGAACCGGCAGATAGAGATCATCCCCTTCCGAAACGACCGCTTGGTGATCATCTGCCACCCGGAAAACCCCTTGGTGCAGGAGCAGCATATCGAGCTGGCGTCTCTGGCCAACCACAAGTTCATCAGCTTCGATCCCGACATTCCGACCCGCAAGGCCGTGGACCAGATTTTCAAGGATCAGAAGATCGACATCGAGCCGGTCATGGAATTCGACAACATCGAAACCGTGAAGCGCGCCGTAGAGATCGACGCCGGCATCGCTCTGGTCCCTCTTGCCACCGTCGCCCAAGAGGTCAAGCAAGGCACATTGGCCACGATTCCACTGGAGGGCGACGCCTTCGACCGTCCGCTCGGCATCCTGCACCGCAAAGGCCGCGTGCTCACGCCCGCCATGAAAAAGTTCGTGAAGATCCTCAGCGGCGAGGAGATCAGCGTCTAA
- a CDS encoding YggS family pyridoxal phosphate-dependent enzyme produces MQITYEQFRANFSVVMDHIEDACGKANRSASEVTLLPVTKNHPADAAVYAWRAACKSVGENRVQEALGKMGDADPCLQWELIGPLQSNKAKRVAESFSRVQTVDRAKIAKALDRYAREAGRTLRVLMQVNAGRDPAKSGVELEEADALLDVILSCESLSLEGLMTIAPLSEQSDVARRTFANLRECRDRLSLRSGLPLSELSMGMSGDLEEAILEGSTMVRVGTALFGERTY; encoded by the coding sequence ATGCAGATTACCTACGAACAATTTCGCGCGAATTTCAGTGTGGTGATGGACCATATCGAGGACGCCTGCGGCAAGGCGAATCGCTCTGCCAGCGAGGTGACTTTGCTGCCGGTGACGAAGAATCACCCTGCGGACGCAGCGGTATACGCCTGGAGGGCTGCGTGCAAATCGGTCGGGGAAAATCGCGTGCAGGAGGCGCTGGGAAAGATGGGCGACGCCGACCCTTGTCTGCAATGGGAACTGATAGGTCCGCTGCAGAGCAACAAAGCAAAACGAGTGGCGGAATCCTTCTCCCGCGTGCAGACCGTCGATCGAGCGAAGATCGCCAAGGCGCTCGACCGCTACGCTCGCGAGGCGGGAAGGACGCTGCGCGTGCTGATGCAGGTCAACGCGGGCCGCGACCCGGCGAAGTCGGGCGTGGAGCTCGAGGAGGCGGATGCGCTTTTGGACGTCATTCTGAGCTGCGAAAGCCTGAGCCTGGAAGGGTTGATGACCATCGCTCCGTTGTCCGAGCAGAGCGACGTCGCTCGGCGGACCTTCGCGAACTTGCGCGAATGTCGCGATCGTTTGAGTCTCAGGTCCGGGTTGCCTCTATCCGAACTGTCGATGGGTATGAGCGGGGATCTTGAGGAGGCCATTCTCGAAGGAAGCACCATGGTGCGGGTGGGGACCGCTCTTTTTGGAGAGCGAACCTATTGA
- a CDS encoding NUDIX domain-containing protein: MSSNRNIEQPASEMSERSYRIGVLLYFQDASGRLLLIRRARRPNQGLWCAVGGKLEMSLGESPYECAIREAKEEVGVDLLESDLALRCVLAEREYEGSGHWLMFIFQVKKPLSRLPNAIEEGSFSFFEKCDLSGIDMPALDRSILLDRVLCEERGGLHALRACPAAGNRPELLVEEEWIRG, translated from the coding sequence GTGTCCTCAAATCGTAACATCGAGCAGCCAGCATCTGAAATGAGCGAGCGCTCCTATCGGATCGGCGTGCTGCTCTATTTTCAGGACGCCAGCGGGCGCTTGCTGCTCATTCGCCGCGCCCGTCGACCCAACCAGGGACTGTGGTGCGCGGTGGGAGGAAAGCTGGAAATGTCCTTGGGCGAGTCGCCCTACGAATGCGCCATTCGAGAAGCGAAGGAAGAGGTCGGTGTCGATCTGCTCGAGAGCGACCTCGCCTTGCGTTGCGTGCTGGCGGAGCGCGAATACGAAGGCAGCGGACATTGGCTGATGTTCATCTTTCAGGTGAAGAAGCCTCTGTCTCGTCTGCCGAACGCGATCGAGGAGGGCAGCTTTTCCTTCTTCGAGAAATGCGATCTAAGCGGGATCGATATGCCTGCCTTGGATCGATCCATACTGCTTGATCGCGTGTTATGCGAAGAGCGAGGAGGCCTGCATGCTCTCAGGGCTTGCCCGGCTGCGGGAAATCGGCCTGAGCTGCTTGTCGAAGAAGAGTGGATACGGGGGTAG
- a CDS encoding aminodeoxychorismate/anthranilate synthase component II: protein MLSGLARLREIGLSCLSKKSGYGGSMILLVDNYDSFTYNLFQYIRALGERVEVVRNDAVSVDSARALRPDLIVLSPGPGGPESTGSCLQIIEAFHQQVPILGVCLGMQTIACFFGARIVKAGEPMHGKTRLVHHDGAGLFQGLKNPLRVTRYHSLIVQEASLPDCLKVSARSEEGEIMGLSHHTYPVFGVQFHPEAYLTEQGMELLGNALGRRAC, encoded by the coding sequence ATGCTCTCAGGGCTTGCCCGGCTGCGGGAAATCGGCCTGAGCTGCTTGTCGAAGAAGAGTGGATACGGGGGTAGCATGATTCTGTTGGTGGATAACTACGACTCGTTCACGTATAACCTGTTTCAATACATACGAGCGCTCGGAGAGCGAGTCGAGGTCGTTAGAAACGATGCCGTTTCCGTGGATTCGGCTCGAGCGCTGCGGCCCGATCTGATCGTGCTCTCTCCGGGTCCTGGCGGGCCTGAGTCTACGGGAAGCTGTCTGCAAATCATCGAAGCGTTTCACCAGCAGGTTCCGATTCTCGGCGTTTGCCTCGGCATGCAAACCATCGCTTGCTTCTTCGGAGCCCGTATCGTAAAGGCTGGCGAGCCCATGCATGGCAAGACGCGTCTTGTTCATCACGATGGCGCCGGGCTGTTTCAGGGGCTGAAAAATCCGCTTAGGGTGACGCGCTACCATTCGTTGATCGTGCAAGAAGCGAGTTTGCCGGACTGCCTGAAGGTGAGCGCCCGCTCGGAGGAAGGCGAGATTATGGGGCTGTCGCACCACACGTATCCAGTTTTTGGAGTTCAATTTCATCCCGAAGCCTATTTGACTGAGCAAGGCATGGAGCTTTTGGGAAACGCCTTGGGGAGGCGGGCATGTTAG
- the pabB gene encoding aminodeoxychorismate synthase component I yields the protein MLERQLEVSCDPLSAFAKVSDFEGVVLLHSGLQAYGLGRYSILAALPQKRIRCRRDFAWVQVGTSETRIDGNPFEVCRRMLEGLEIERMGAGSLPFYGGLIGYFAYDSGRALEPDSLGRGSDEMDLARFHLYRGALVFDHRERRVWMTCLDDRPDDDLLRIAHRVCGSGAPSLEAFEATSSLSSNFEKGDFCGAVDRVRELILEGEVYQVNLSQRFEATCAGSSADLFLRLAVASPAPYGAYLDFGDEQIVSSSPERFLHVEDGVAQTRPIKGTRPRGDCEEETLAYERDLSCSEKDRSELLMIVDLERNDLGRVCRPGSVRVERLFSIERYATVLHQTADVVGELEPGLGVMDCVRAMFPGGSITGAPKIRSMQVIEDLERGERGVYTGSIGYLAASGNADLNIAIRTIRVSEGRLSFQVGGGIVWDSDPESEYEETLLKAKAMIKAIGGEHA from the coding sequence ATGTTAGAGCGCCAGCTTGAGGTTTCCTGCGATCCGCTTTCAGCCTTCGCCAAGGTGTCCGATTTCGAGGGCGTAGTCCTGCTGCATAGCGGACTTCAGGCCTACGGGCTGGGTCGCTATTCGATTCTTGCGGCCTTGCCGCAAAAGCGGATTCGCTGCAGACGCGATTTCGCGTGGGTCCAGGTCGGGACCTCGGAGACTCGGATCGACGGGAACCCCTTCGAGGTGTGCCGCCGGATGCTTGAGGGGCTGGAGATTGAGCGAATGGGGGCCGGAAGCCTGCCGTTTTACGGAGGGTTGATCGGCTATTTCGCCTACGATTCCGGTCGGGCGCTGGAGCCTGACTCCTTGGGCCGAGGTTCGGATGAGATGGATCTGGCTCGCTTCCACTTGTATCGAGGCGCTCTGGTGTTCGACCATCGGGAACGGCGCGTGTGGATGACCTGTTTGGACGATCGACCGGATGATGATCTGCTGCGGATCGCGCATAGAGTCTGCGGATCTGGGGCTCCGAGCTTGGAGGCTTTCGAAGCGACGTCCAGCTTGAGCAGCAATTTCGAGAAGGGTGACTTTTGCGGCGCGGTGGACCGGGTTCGGGAGCTGATCCTTGAGGGGGAGGTTTATCAGGTAAACCTATCCCAGCGCTTCGAAGCGACCTGCGCTGGAAGTTCAGCTGACCTGTTTCTCCGCTTGGCTGTCGCCAGTCCAGCTCCTTATGGAGCGTATCTGGATTTTGGAGACGAGCAGATCGTATCCTCATCGCCCGAGCGATTTCTGCATGTCGAAGACGGTGTGGCGCAAACCCGACCGATCAAGGGCACGCGACCGCGAGGAGATTGCGAGGAGGAGACCTTGGCGTACGAGCGGGATCTGTCCTGCTCGGAAAAGGATCGTTCGGAGCTTTTGATGATCGTCGATCTGGAGCGAAACGATCTGGGGAGGGTTTGTCGGCCTGGTTCGGTTCGCGTGGAGCGGCTGTTCAGCATAGAGCGCTACGCTACGGTACTGCACCAGACGGCCGATGTGGTGGGCGAATTGGAGCCGGGGCTCGGGGTCATGGACTGCGTGCGGGCGATGTTTCCGGGCGGCTCCATCACCGGAGCTCCGAAGATCCGATCCATGCAGGTGATCGAGGATCTGGAGCGTGGGGAGCGTGGCGTCTACACTGGATCGATCGGTTATTTGGCTGCCTCCGGAAACGCTGACTTGAACATCGCGATTCGTACCATTCGCGTGAGCGAGGGACGTTTAAGCTTTCAAGTTGGCGGGGGAATTGTTTGGGATAGCGATCCGGAAAGTGAATACGAAGAAACGTTGTTGAAGGCGAAAGCTATGATAAAGGCGATCGGAGGCGAGCATGCTTGA
- a CDS encoding aminotransferase class IV, with translation MLDIFYKDGEWLDGSAVTQDLRGRGFAFGYGVFETMKFVAGQPCFFAEHCERLHRGVKAAGLEIVIDSAALREIARELFLRNEASDGVFKIVVWDELEGPCLAMFVRSVEDGDGPEEAKLLQSPVAKASKAFTSRHKSLNYMESVLQLAHARQEGYTECVFTNELNQLTECAVANLFFVRDGVLNTPSIDCGLLDGIVRSKIMDLARSIGVEVKQGRFSVEDLLSAQEAFLTSSGKGPRPAARFRSLDGREAIFESRSMVDRLLPLYRQLEEESVKSD, from the coding sequence ATGCTTGATATTTTCTACAAGGACGGAGAGTGGCTGGATGGCTCCGCGGTGACGCAAGACCTGAGGGGGCGTGGGTTCGCCTTTGGCTATGGCGTGTTCGAAACCATGAAATTTGTCGCTGGGCAGCCCTGCTTTTTCGCGGAGCATTGCGAACGGCTCCATCGGGGCGTGAAAGCTGCCGGTTTGGAGATCGTGATCGACTCTGCCGCATTGCGCGAGATTGCCAGGGAGCTCTTTTTGCGAAACGAGGCCAGCGATGGCGTTTTTAAGATCGTCGTTTGGGATGAGTTGGAGGGGCCCTGTCTGGCCATGTTCGTCCGGAGTGTGGAGGACGGGGATGGACCGGAGGAGGCCAAGCTGCTGCAATCGCCGGTGGCGAAGGCATCCAAGGCGTTCACCAGCCGACACAAATCGCTCAACTACATGGAGTCGGTGCTGCAGTTGGCCCACGCTCGACAGGAGGGCTACACGGAATGCGTTTTCACCAACGAGCTGAATCAGCTGACCGAGTGCGCCGTAGCGAATCTGTTTTTCGTACGTGATGGAGTTTTGAATACGCCATCGATCGACTGCGGGCTTCTGGATGGCATCGTTCGGTCGAAGATCATGGATCTGGCTCGCTCGATTGGAGTCGAGGTGAAGCAAGGGAGGTTTTCGGTGGAGGACTTGCTGTCGGCGCAGGAAGCGTTTTTGACCAGCTCGGGCAAGGGTCCGCGGCCGGCTGCTCGATTCCGCTCTTTGGACGGGAGGGAGGCGATCTTCGAGTCTCGCTCGATGGTGGATCGGCTGTTGCCGCTTTATCGCCAACTCGAAGAGGAAAGCGTGAAGAGCGACTGA
- the folP gene encoding dihydropteroate synthase, which translates to MAADGDRSREWRLGETSLMLGDRSLMMGILNVTPDSFSDGGRYDAVEPATRQALRLLEQGAAMVDVGGESTRPGFEPVSEKEEIRRVVPVIQAVLQRDPSAILSIDTSKAPVAAAAIEAGARIVNDVWGFQSDVEIASVAAQCGTGVALMRNGRGGGEGGSILEKVKRSWATSVEIALKAGVREEAIVLDPGIGFGTTRQEDLEIMRGLAELGAFGFPLLLGTSRKRITAMPLGLPVESRLPATVATTVAGIAAGVDVFRVHDVAENLRASLLADLIYRGGQLDG; encoded by the coding sequence ATGGCGGCTGATGGAGACAGATCGAGGGAATGGCGCCTTGGCGAAACGTCGCTCATGCTCGGCGACCGCTCCCTCATGATGGGAATTCTCAATGTGACGCCCGACAGTTTCTCGGATGGCGGTCGCTACGATGCGGTGGAGCCGGCCACTCGTCAGGCGTTGCGGCTGCTGGAGCAGGGCGCGGCGATGGTGGATGTGGGGGGAGAGTCCACGCGTCCAGGGTTTGAGCCCGTTTCGGAGAAGGAGGAGATTCGGCGAGTGGTCCCGGTAATCCAAGCGGTGTTGCAGCGGGACCCGAGCGCGATCCTTTCGATCGACACCTCGAAGGCCCCGGTGGCCGCCGCGGCGATTGAAGCGGGAGCGAGAATCGTGAACGATGTCTGGGGATTTCAGAGCGATGTGGAAATAGCCTCGGTGGCGGCTCAATGCGGGACGGGCGTGGCGCTCATGCGCAATGGCCGCGGAGGCGGCGAGGGCGGGTCGATCCTGGAAAAGGTCAAACGCAGCTGGGCCACCTCTGTCGAAATCGCCTTGAAGGCAGGAGTGCGGGAGGAGGCGATCGTCTTGGATCCCGGTATTGGCTTTGGCACTACGAGACAGGAGGATCTGGAGATCATGCGAGGCTTGGCGGAACTGGGAGCCTTCGGGTTTCCGCTGTTGCTGGGGACGTCTCGCAAGCGCATCACCGCGATGCCGCTTGGTCTGCCAGTGGAAAGTCGTTTGCCGGCGACGGTTGCGACCACGGTGGCAGGCATCGCGGCGGGGGTTGACGTTTTTCGCGTGCATGACGTCGCGGAGAATTTGCGTGCATCCTTGCTGGCGGATCTCATATATCGAGGAGGGCAACTCGATGGCTAG
- the folB gene encoding dihydroneopterin aldolase: MARALDKIFLKSMELYGYIGVLEEEKRQGQTFYVDVELGLDLRPAGRSDLLSKTVNYADVFALAEQLMDEARCDLIESYAEQLAEEILKYFDLAVTVSVTVKKPEAPIEGKFESVGVTIFRERDD; the protein is encoded by the coding sequence ATGGCTAGGGCGCTGGACAAGATATTTCTCAAGAGCATGGAGCTTTACGGCTACATCGGCGTACTCGAGGAGGAGAAGCGGCAGGGTCAGACCTTTTATGTCGATGTGGAGCTGGGCTTGGATCTCAGGCCGGCAGGTCGGAGCGATCTGTTGTCGAAAACCGTGAACTACGCGGACGTCTTCGCCTTGGCCGAGCAATTGATGGACGAGGCCCGCTGCGATTTGATCGAGAGTTATGCGGAGCAGCTTGCGGAGGAGATCTTGAAGTATTTCGATTTGGCAGTGACGGTTTCGGTCACGGTCAAGAAGCCCGAGGCCCCGATCGAGGGAAAGTTCGAGTCGGTGGGGGTGACGATCTTCAGGGAGCGCGATGATTGA